The nucleotide sequence ttatgcCATGGCCGTTTATGATTATATCATTTACAAGAAATAAATCCTTAACATAACACAGTAGTGACCTTATAACATTGTAAAAAGTACATTACAACTCTTCGTAACGGAGTGAACACACCTACACATTCACAACTTTCAACTGTTGCCACCAGAATTAGCATGTCATTGTTCCTCCCATTGAATTGTTAATGTAAGCAGTTCTCTGTCACTTTCTCCACTGAGTATCTGCATTTTGTACGTGTAATTAACAGGTTTGTTTAGGTAAACTAGTGTCCAATGATAAATGTAGCCCACTGAGTTCCATATTTTATGGAAAAACATAAATAACATGAGTAGTATACTcatgtaattaatatttttctaTATCAGTAAGATGTCCTCATGCATGATTTGCATTGAATAGAATGTATCAAGCCAGACGACATCTGCAAAGAAATGCTGCTAGTTTTCTTTACTTTTAATAGTACATAGTACATTTTCAATTTAAACTCCTGGTGATTTTTAGTGGATTTGTGAAATCAGTTTACACAGTTATAGTTTATCACAGTAACCATCAATAtgatccaattaaaaaaataaataaagctttaaaagtaagttttacagaaacactgtagTAGAAGATCTATATTTGGTTCTCCACAGAAACTCAGAGAACAGCTAAAAACCTTTTTcctctataaagaaccttttgtccaATAGAAAGGGATGTTTGTGGATGTTAAACATTCTCTTTGTTAGTTTTACTATATTTGACTACAGCTTTTGATACAGTTGACCATTCTATTTTAATTAATAGATTGAGAACATGGGTCAGGGTTTCGGGGATGGCATTGGTCTTATTTATCAAACAGGACATTTGTAGTGTCAGTTAGAGATTAAGTATTCCAACATACTGACATTTTTTGTGGAGTTCCACAGGGGTCGCTTTTAGGACCAATTTTGTTTTCAGATTACATGCTTCCAATCAACATTATAGGTGATTTAATTCgaaaacataatataaattttattaaatgttatgcAGATAACTTACAGTTCCAGAGTTCCAAAGATCCGAATAGATGGATGTCCTTCAAGCATGTTTAACTGATACAAAAAAATGGGATGGCTTTAAACTTTCTGTagttaaatactgaaaaaaaaaataacaaagttGTTATAATTGGTCAGCACCCAAGTAATCAGATTGAGCTTGCTCTAAATAGTGTTTTTCCGAATAATAAACAGGTAGTAAGAAATTTGGAAGTTTATTTTGAtaccattttaaatttttaatttcatgTCAAGAAATTGGTTCAATTTTGTTTTTATCAGTTAAGAAATATTTGCAAGGTGAGatgatttttaaattttaaagatACAGAGAAGCTAATGCTTTTGTTTCTTCCCATCTTGACTATAGTATGTCTTTGTACTATTATATGTCTTAGCTCTTCTGTTAAAGAATTGTTCGCAGTTCCAAGAACTTGATATAAAACCAAAGGAGATAGGTAATTTGCAGTGAGGGCTCTAAAATTATGGAAAAGTTTGCCCATCAATATTAGAGCATCtgaatgtgtgtctgtttttAAATGTCGACTGAATACGTACTTGTATAGACATACCtttagttttttgtgtttttttgtattttgtgtttgatCTTTTTTGTTTCCTCATATATTGTTTATAGCTcttcatgaatgtatttttcaatgattgtgtttttatattgtttaaagcACTTTGTGCGTTGTAGTTTGAAAAGTGCTACATACATACAATTTTACTTACTTCATGAAACCAGAtgacaataaagaacctttattttttagaaGTGAGCTGATGTCCACAACTACCAAAAAGTATCAACCACAAAGTAATACTTTTTATCTTTACTTTgcacaatatattttttgatgTACCCTTTTAAACCtacacattttttgttgttgttcatttaaaaagATACAATAAATGTGACTTTTCACTTTATCTCTTTAGCTATCTATTTTAATAGATATGTTTGTGGCTTATGTAGCCGATCTGATTATTGGAAATATCATGGCcatgttttttataattaaactATATGTTAAAGAAACAGACAACATAATTTCAAGTTAAGTTTAAGTTTTGTGATTATTTATTCAATACGTTTAGTGCACTTCCAGGACATTTATTGGCTGGTAGTAATGTAATGTCACATGCTTACTAATTttctataattgtatatacacacTAAATAGGGAAAAGgcagaagaaaatatatatatatattttttttttctagttcagTTCAGGTAATAAGGTGGCTCTGACACCATTAATGGTCTTTTCTATCTGGTCTCTGTCCCTGTTAAAACGATAGGTGACTCTGGTAACTAGGTAACTaggacttccattgtatggacaaacaaacagttgatggtcACAGAATGTTGATTTTGAGGTGAACGATTCCTTGAAATGTCACCTTCACTTGTATATATTCTATGCCTACCAGATTTCCCTTGCCCACCAGTATTCAAAGAGCTTTACACTTTACCCCATACAACCTGGGgccataacagtttttttttttgtattgcatgAAGTTATCacctaaaataaatacagaaaataatttagATATAAGGAAAGACTTAATTTCAGTTCTGTAAAGGTTAAATCTAGCATAAAagcttatgtaaaaataaaacccatGTTCATAATATATGAAATAAGGTCAATAAGGGGGTAAAATTTGCATCAAGAGCTTTATTTGCTACTAAGAAAAAACGCTTTCAATGTGAGGTCGTTACAACTCACACAAACTGTAATATTAAAGCTGTCATGAATTATTCAGCATTACTGTATTGATATGGATATATATTGATGAATATATTTATGCTCTGTGttgatttgtttacattttaattttatttctacaGTTTTCTGTATTTTGATGTTGTTCACCTGGAAATGAAAACTAACATCCCATTGATTTCCATGTTATGGAAAAAACACCATGGAAGTCAGTtgggaccatcaactgtttggttaccaacattcttcaaaatatcttcttttgtgttcagcacaagacagaaactcatagaggtttggaacaactgaCAGTtctcctttttgggtgaactaccacTTTAAGGTTTAACTATAGGTATAGGACAATCTTTACAAAGTTGTTAAAATCTGATCTACACACATaagaaatgttatattaaattgGCAAGAAATAATGACATAAGTGAATATTTTCAGTTTGTATTAGATACTTGTTTTATATCATTGATTTATATATGCATACTACAGGAAGTACTGTTTTTATATAAAGCAATTGTAAAGATACTTCGGACAGAATTCTCCTATAGCTGGAATGTTGCTGCACTTCCGACAAGCCCTTCTGTCCtaaacagagaaacagagagatttggataaagcatgaaaaaaatacacagacaCTAATCTGTTCTATTCAAGGGTATCAAAACATGAAAGACATAACATACTgctaatataatcaaatatacaTAAAGCCTACAAAACAATACATGGGCATAGTGAATGCATTAGGTATTGTGTCGGACTCTGAAATCAGATCCTTTGAATCATCTAATGATGCCATATCACTCCAGCAGTGGTTATACTTACGCCTCTCTTATGAATGTCTCTTGTGATATTCTGTCATCACTGGCTCCTTCTGGGAACTCATTGAAATTCTTGATGCCAAGTGTCTTCAGTGCTGTTGGGAAGTGTCAGGCCATTAGTAATTCTTATACTCATGAATTGTAATAAGTGTACATGGAAGTATTCAGTGAAATGTATTATAAAAGTCAGTGGATTCAGGTCATTATCAGGGTCAGTTGTTTACCTATGACTTAGCACTTATACAATAAACCGGACTAgaggtcggccgatatatcgggctgatatttgtcatttatatatatatatatatatatatatatatatatatatatatatatatatatatatatatatatatatcggcatcggccgatatccgtgtttagtagtgccgatttaaagtcaggcacgtctgcgggcagccccgtgttattggtgcggtagAAAGTGCTGCTGATGCaacatgtgaagcaccccaagccaaaacttttggaagattcaacaacagtcctgggagataaatgtagtcagagaatttcactctgtaaatggggtggagaagttggcagctctaacaaacactgcaccGTGACGTTACTCtgacccgctcacagacagcaccgtgctcggagagacagctgtgctggagctgcccagaacggtgaatcacatttgttcagaAGCATGGTGTGATGCAtacaatagccaggtttccatccaactcatttgtatttagggatgtcaatattcgataatttccatgatcgatcgtaatttaaattaacgatcaattaataaccttaatgctgcaaaatgcgtctgcagcggtattattattatgtgcaaaagccacttgggaAAAAAGCTTTCTCAACCGAATTAAAGGgcttttagtctgaataaaatgctagtagcaggactgtaaaatgaatagatgtgattatgataatttgataaaatgaagagagcgcgccatacgtttgagatcatgttactttgttgactgtttcccgtcaaggagagctctgaatgcgtctctttaaatggtttcgtggtgctcgttgttgtattttaaaacgcaactgcaatgttttcaaatgacactatagtagttgtgcaacggatcatcattgatcaatatctatggttcggcacacacgtgaccccctgattgatttatgaaaaaaattgcgcatgttcagtccacactcagtggtcatggcgagcggaggaacggaggagcttgaacgccccgtGCATTTTGGCTTCcttgtcagatataatgatgaaggaaagaggttagagtgaaaagattgtgccagaactttatgaacaggagaagaaaaaagttgtggatgaactatcccgagcctcttctgttgcgctcacgacagaagggtggacgtccagggggacggagagctctgtgacgataactgctcacttcattacagcagactgggagatgagaagtcgggctattatgttaaaaagaagatattatgtccactttaagttgatttcatatattttaatttaataatttaatgttaataaaaaaagacaaaacgtatgtatatttgttttggccttttttttttttttgctgatccgaaaaatgatccgatccatacgaggacgagcgagcgcgggtttgactagatgtatttggaggttattgctcacgtctcgttctgcacatatccaaatgtttccatattcgcgatgtatcttaaactataatattttttatttttttattgtaaactagacggaaaagatcaccctcttcacatgagcaaaaacctccttggcataacagcagagtggaccggtatactacggtctatttaaactgaccagtgtaaccttttatgtgtttggttgactgtaggcctactttattttaataatgaacagactgcgatgtaagtttgaaattataatgcactttagatgttctgtgtcatttataccaaacacaaatgtagtgtgtttgcagcactgctgttatttattttttatatatttatttttatatatttttttgtttaattgatttttatttctaaaattgtatttatttaaatgtatatttaagtttacatttatgttccaacaaacttgaaaaattctacttgataaatgctctaaaacctttatgtaaatgattgacttatatatttaatacttggtcagtttattgatttgtttggttaactttggatacatgttttattttaatacagtgcagtgcacaaaattaagattcgagagatggttcaagtcagtgctcaataaatgatgatatgtTTAGAAATATTGTGCATCCACttttattagtgtgacattttagcatgcaaatgaaggggaaaacttcaagatatcggccctaaaaattggcagcacatatcggccatcggctgaccctgacttctaaacatcggcatcggctatagaaaaacccatatcggtcgatctctaaacCGGACACTGAACACGGTCACATTATTTGatagatttaaaggaatagttctctcAAAAATTTAAAACTAGCTTAAAATTCAGTGAtcctcagggcatccaagatgtagatgagtttgtttcttcatcagaacaaatttgaagaaatgtagcattacatcatttgttcACCAAAATataatctgcagtgaatgggtgccgtcagaatgagagtccaaatagctgataaaaatatcaaaataatcaaCAAGTCACCAATCTATCAATTAACATCCTGTGAATCAATgcataaacaaatacattaagatgtttttaggtTCAAACTGTTGATTTtctctattcataatattgctttctccagtgaaaaagttgtctcgcCTGAATCAGGaaataaatatgcacagatcaagtactgtTTACAAGAGAAAATGGTCTAAaacaattctaaacaaatatgtctgtgGATTTTAGTGTGAGAGGACAGCACAGGACTTTTTTCActaaagaaattgttgaataacgGATTGGAATTTTGGTATTTGAAGTAATAGGAAATCATAAaaatgccttaaagggatagttcactcaaaaaagaaaattccgtcattaattactcaccgtcatgtcgttccaaacttgagaccttcgttcatcttcagaacacaaattaagatatttttgattaaatctgtcTCCATAGAAGACAAACTGACATGTTCCCAGATCCAGAAGcgtagcaaggacatcggtaaaatagtctatgtgacatcTGTGGCTtaaccgtaattttacaaagctaagagaatactttttgtgtgcaaaaaaagcAATAAGAAAATAAGTTATTCATGTTCTTGctgatgtccttgctacgtttttGAACCTGGAcctctgtgttccgaagatgaacgaacgGGTTTtggatgacatgagagtgagttattaatgaaagatttttaatttttgggtaaactaaatttttttcttagaaacacactgtttgaactctcattatgacggcacccattcactgcagaggattccaATGGTGAgcaaatgctaaatgtaaatgagcaaatgtaatgctaaatttctccaaatctgttctgatgaagaaacatcaTGGATAAtacattgtcatttttgggtaaactattctttTAACTTTGTTCAAGTAAGTAACGTAGATAGTAATGTAAATAGTTGTTCATATGAATATCCACCAATGTCTTTATTTGATGCCATTACATTTAAATAggatatttactgtatatgtagAATAAAACTATTGCTATTTTTAAAGTGGAAATATCACGTTTTTACTGCCTGTATTGAAATTGTAGAGATTATTTACGCATGTGCCACTCCGTAAATATTCAATTtaagaaagacaaaaacattaataaaatgtgtttaaacaaaaaTCCTTTAAAGaagtcatatgacgttgctaaaaagaacattattttgtgtatttggtgtaatgtaatgtgtttatatggtttaaggttaacatactgtacattattgttgcttctctatgccccacctttctgaaacgcatcgatttttaaaaagctcatcggtctgaaaagcaaggtgtgctctgattggccagctatccagtgcgttgtgattggctgaatacctcaagcatgtgacggagatgtgacgcccctcaccatactgtgatgccatcttCCGGAGCGAcgaaacaaaatcaataaaacccattacaaactatgcatttgttgcatccagtggggacataattactgattataatgacttatactgtctttttacaggtTGTGTTGCATATTGCActacgtaaacataaaaccatgtctgcatttgtgatctaagaaacaacaagcgctactctacactgctcaaaacttgcgtttgaatcataaGTGGCAAATCTTTTACATATGCAAACGTACAAACTGCGAGTcaaaagcaccagactgtccttgcaaaattGGAATTACCCCACTTTAAAGAAATGCACAGCCTTCCCagaatcaggaaacagtcctccataaagtgcgctgcacacatctgaatgtttgggttgaactgtttcggaacagtgttgtaaatacaacttaaccactgatttctagttgtgtcctcttttggaacgccaaacaaagtagtttcgctttcacaacggtCTCCACAACATAACACCGGCAGcaacagcaagaatcaaagttacactttctttctttgtgtgaacatttgggcggtattatgcaaatcttgccacacagtgaagtagagatgtgggggcgtgtttaaacgaagagttttaggagggtgtggatgagtcttacctcttatgtaaaatatctctttgggtttgagactttagtttttgaAACTTTAGGGACCTTATCtatgcacgaacagcttgtaatactccaaagagaaaggaaagcaTGAAAttgcatcacatgacccctttataATTTCATGGATAATTGCCATAATTTTTCTGGTATTTAAGCACTGGTATTTTGCTCAGTCAGCAACTCCGAAGCCTTGAAAATTGATAATATagcctaatataaaatatagtataatataatataatcagtcATACTCTCAAATCAAAAACAATGTTTGTtgatggtttttatttatttatttatttccatgcaTTTGACAAAGAATTTTATTCAGATGATCTCCTTTATATTTTACTGACCACGATTGTTTGTATTGGTGTAGTTAGTTCCAGCACAGTTTCTCTCAAAATGACAAGGTCTTTTAAGACCTCTGCAACATTACGGCAGTTTTACCTTCTTTGTACTGACTATAAGTGATGAAGCCTTGATGGGAAGGATCCAGAACTCCAAACAGCGCATCTAGATTGGACTCGTTAAAGAGGCACGGAGGCTTTCCTGGATGAACTTTCAGTTTTTCAAGTTGGTCGATCATAAATTCTTTAGGACGATCTGTAACGGCAGAATTCATGAGACTGGACATTAAGTTTGTAATCATTtttcagaccccccccccccccccccccccaaaaaaaaaagaaagcagctGGTTACTACTCTAGATGTCTACGCACTACAAAAAAACTGTCCTTATTTATGACATCACATTTTCAATTTCAAATGTATGCTGGCACAGGTTAGTAGGAGGTACAGTAGATGGTGAACTAAAGTAATTTATCAAATCTACTCGACTTGAAAGTCTCACCTGGTCTGTAGAAAAAAAGCATACTAGTTAAATTATCCATCAGCTCAATAAGTTTGTGTTTCTCGAGGTATTCTGCTGCCTCTAGCTCCCGCGGCGATGACATCTTGGCCACTGTTTCTGTTTATCACTGTTGCTATGATACCGCGCATGCGCAATAAAGACAGCAAAAGTCAGCGTCCTGCTGTAGCAAGAGTAACATGGGGTTTTATTCATTatcatgaattattaataataactgaaGTTGTAATAAAGGGAATCGTCGTAGAAGACTGAAGCAAATTCTTATAGAATCTCACCTCAGTTTAATATCAAGTTACAAAAATGTAGCCATGTAGACCAGAAATGTAGTTAActtatgtttttccaaacctgtgtgaaatTACTTCTTTCGCGgatcacaaaaggagatgttagaCATAATGATAGCTTCAGGCACCATTTCGTATACTCTATGGGAAAATATGCACTGAAAGTGAATGATGACTGAAGCCTaacatctcttttttttcctttttttttgctctatttgAGTGAACTACCGGTCTAATCCTCTTAAATctctttagtttttagtttttttcttaaatCTCTTTAGTTTACCGTGATATATGGTCGTGTATTGTGAATTGTGTTACCAGCTTCCacgtaatttacattttatttacataacttagcatttttgtttaatatccatgttttattttgtattattaaatacaataaatactaaatagcCAACAAGAAATTAACAGCTCAAATatgaaaaatctaaaattttctttaataaatgtTTGAGAGTCAGTTGGGAAAATGAACCATACaacaaagatcttttttttttttttttttgcatggtatGATTCTTTTATTTCCCACGCACATGAAAACGAGTCTAAGCCGAGCACAGTAGTTGTCTgtttatggaaaaataaaaaggtttctgagTATCATTCTCCTTGTTTAACCACTAGAGGGAAGTGTTTGAGACCTGTATGGGATGATTTGATCTAATGGTAGAGCTTCTGAAGGGGAAGGACACGAAAGTGATCACTGCAAACACAAAAAGCAGGGGGAACAAAATccttaataaatcattaaaaatgtattttattcacttataagtaaatattaataaacagttAAATACAAAGCTGGGTATAAAACCAATGTACATAAAAAAGAATTGCTAAAACATTTAGTTTAGTAAGACCACTTGGTAGCGCTATAACATGAAAAAACTTGAACATGGCTGTAACTATTGGTTAAAGCTTGAAGGGGTACAGCTGTGGCTACTGTACAACCATAATTAATGTAGAATGTAATGGAAGGGGTATGTTTAGGGTTTAAGCACCTATTAGGCGAGACGTGTTTTCGTCTTGGCCCTATTCTGTGAATTGTGGAAATCGGCCTCTAGGTCGTGTTTTACTCGTAAATCCATCGTATTTCACACAGtgtttcacacatacacacaatattcaTATCATACGTTGGATCTCTTTATTATGAATAACTTCCCTATAGAACCACTTCTGTCAATCAAACCATTCGTTAAAGATTTTACATTTGGAAAAAAAGCTACTTTTTTTGAACTCGTCCAAGACGGTTTGTCcagttttcaaaaacaaaaagtgaTCAAAAGCTCTCTGATCGATGCAATCATTCTCAAATAATGCACAAATGAATTTGATGCTCGCCAAAGTGGACATGAGGCTTTATCTTCTGAACGCTTTATCATGTTCAGAACAAACTTGGGCTGCGTTCCAATCCACTTTTAGACACGCACTCGTGAATTGTGATATcaatgttttctttctctttggagtgttacaagctcttgttgcataacgaagatctgtaaagtagccaagactaaagtctcaaatccaaagagatattctttatcaaagttaagactccttttttaaagatcattattgtgtatttggtgtaacagaatatgttgacatgctttaatgttcaaaacacacattatttttcaaatattatcgtaggtcctctatgccctatCTCTCTCAAAcgcgttgttttctacaaagtccctccttctaaCAGCCCAAGCATGCCTATTTACATATAGAATGCTGTAACAAACAAATTCATAAGAGGAATATGTAAACAATAAACCAACCCTATAGCATATTCTCAGTTATTAAGGGCTTATGACGTTTCGATCCAGCCCATTGCAAGGGTTCCTCCCATAGACAGTAAAGGTTCCTCCAGAAGTGGGCACTCATGCAACATAATCAATGACATACATCCAAGTAAATGAGACAGTGCCACCTAATGGTCAGGAGATGTGAAAAAAAATCTTGGGCATATTGGCACCAAATTGTGTGTCATCATCATCCCTAGTTAACcaccattaaataatatttctagtgattttatttatttatttattttacacttttggGTAAAATCATCTTATAGCCTGGTAATTGTTGCTTTCAGctatatttgttaattatttattatcagaGGAACAGTTAATATACAGTTAACAGTTTAAAAACTAGCACAGGGGAAAAGAGTATGTATATGCATCCATAATACATCTTACAACAAAAATCAGTCACATAATTTGTAGCCTACATCAATTATCTTTTCAATAACAGAGATGGATTTACGTTTATGCTTTATTGAAGGGAAATAATGCTCTAAAAAAAGTCTAATTCTTGGCAAAACTTACCTATTTTAGTTTATGTACGGGATATTTTCGGTTGTATTGTCAATCCAACTGgtatcaatccaaaaacaaatcctTGTATCACATATTTGGATTTGGACAAACCTCGAAAAATATCAACTAAACATGAGACAAAAATTATTTAGTATGAATTAAACCGAAAAATAAGCGTACAATTATTTCTGACTTCTCTCTTTACAAATGATATGAAGTTTCTCCTGCCAGGTTGAGAGTGACATCATCAGGCAGCGACTCTGATCGCTCTGCGTTCTGCGCATGCGTAAATCGACGAGTCCTTGGACACAGCGATCACTGTAGGTGAAGCGGTCTCGCGAGGGACGTACAGTCAAAATGCAGACCTGGAACCATCTGTACCGCACACTTGCCACGGTAATGACTTCATTTGGCTCAGGACATTGTACTCTTGGTATATTCACACTACGTTagaatgaaaagaaaacattgtcggGCAGAAACGCAATGTTATTACTGCGTAGGCCTAACATACTCGCTTGTCTGCCCATAAACACACACGGAGCGGACTGAGTTGATCTGTTTAGCTACTCGAATTTACttgtatgtatatttaattaatcgaaatgtataattacacatcTAAGAATCTGATCTGTGCTCACTGGTTGAACTTACAGGGGTGTATAGTTTACCAAATCTGTGGAGATTTTTTATAATTTGCCACATAGGTCATATTCTGATCAAGGTAACCTACAGACTTTTAGACCTACTTAAGACTATATACTGAATAAGACGCATAACTTACCTAAAATATGCCAGTGATGTCTAAAGTGCACTCTGGGCAGACAGAACTCTCGTTTTTAAGACAAAGCCACATTTAGGGAACATTTAGTTTGGGAAAAGAagtgaaaacatatttaaaaataacattcttgGTTATGCAGGTGCTGTCTTGTTGTACAAAAATGTGGGCATGTTTCTGTTTATATGTCTGTTCTCAATTATGAGTATTAGACGTGCAAAAATAAAGAGCATTGGATCAGttggataaaataaataatccttTGTGCCTTTTGCCATTGGCTGCTCACTGGTAGTGATTCTTAGTCTAATAATCAAAACTGTGGGGGaaatttttttcttagtttttacttgccatttcaattttttcttttctttttaata is from Carassius carassius chromosome 43, fCarCar2.1, whole genome shotgun sequence and encodes:
- the si:dkey-42p14.3 gene encoding EF-hand calcium-binding domain-containing protein 10, translated to MSSPRELEAAEYLEKHKLIELMDNLTSMLFFYRPDRPKEFMIDQLEKLKVHPGKPPCLFNESNLDALFGVLDPSHQGFITYSQYKEALKTLGIKNFNEFPEGASDDRISQETFIREATEGLVGSAATFQL